Proteins encoded within one genomic window of Stigmatopora argus isolate UIUO_Sarg chromosome 21, RoL_Sarg_1.0, whole genome shotgun sequence:
- the pdcd6ip gene encoding programmed cell death 6-interacting protein isoform X2: MATFISVPLKKSSDVDLVKPLSKYVTSSYPVGDEQAEYLRAADELNKLRRNALGRPLDKHESSLEILLRYYDQLCAVEPKFPFSESQLCLTFTWKDAFDKGSLFGGSVKLALPSLGYEKTCVLFNAAALASQIASEQNLENDEGLKNAARYYQLASGAFGHIKDTVLSALNREPTMDIAPETVGTLSAIMLAQAQEVFFLKATSDRMKDGVIAKLCNQAAEFYGDAFKQCQYKDNLPKEVLPVLAAKHCIMQANAELHQSVIAKQKKRFGEEIARLQHAAELAKTVASRYDEYISVKDLTDKINRALAAAKKDNDFIYHDRVPEVKDLEPIGKAALVKATAVTPPLSQKFADVFEKMVPMAVQQSMATYSQRKSETVNRLVGSMREATNLANGVLASLNLPAALEDLSGDSVPQSIVEKSRSVVQQGGLESIQQLIQDLPELLTRNREILDEALKMLDDEESTDNDLRAKFNQRWNRTPSGDLYKPLRSEGGSFRSILDKAVQADQVVRERYEAHRESMALLCKPQSELSAALPSAHPAETLQGSEAAAALRAHLAQLEQLKREREALEADVKGVTFDMCATFLAALAKDGAIDEEPLSRGRLEQLYAEHERKVRDGLRQQEELLGKIQVSHQEFSGLKRSGAEAERREEVLKKLALAHDSYVEIGGNLREGTKFYNDLTEILLKFQNKCCDIVFARKTERDELLKELQQSIAREPSAPNFNVPAYQSQPPGAGAGPGPTPAPRTVFAPPQSQDKSQPPARPPPPNSSISTLTGPPPPLGPPNPNPTPAGPAPPNSTPAAAPVAPASGAQGPPYPAYQGYPQYFQMPMGYNPYAYGQYSVPYVPYGAAPGQAGYPGQAGYPGAPPGAQAYPGYPQQPSQQNYYPQQ, encoded by the exons ATGGCGACATTCATTTCCGTGCCGCTGAAAAAGTCTTCGGACGTGGACTTGGTCAAGCCGCTGTCCAAGTACGTGACGTCCTCCTACCCGGTGGGCGACGAGCAGGCGGAGTACCTCCGAGCCGCGGATGAGCTCAACAAGCTCCGGCGGAACGCGCTGGGAAGGCCCCTGGACAAACACGAGAGCTCCTTGGAGATCCTCCTCAG ATATTACGACCAACTGTGCGCGGTGGAGCCCAAGTTTCCCTTCAGCGAAAGCCAG CTGTGCTTAACCTTCACGTGGAAAGACGCCTTCGATAAAGGCTCGCTGTTCGGCGGCTCCGTCAAGCTGG CTTTGCCCAGCCTGGGCTACGAGAAGACGTGCGTGCTGTTCAACGCGGCGGCGCTGGCCAGCCAGATCGCCTCCGAGCAGAACCTGGAAAACGACGAGGGCCTGAAAAACGCCGCCAGATACTATCAG CTGGCCAGCGGCGCCTTCGGCCACATCAAAGACACGGTCCTGTCGGCCCTCAACCGCGAGCCCACCATGGACATCGCTCCGGAAACGGTGGGCACCCTGAGCGCCATTATGCTGGCGCAGGCTCAGGAAGTCTTCTTCCTCAAAGCCACCTCAG ACAGGATGAAGGATGGCGTCATCGCCAAGCTGTGCAATCAGGCGGCGGAGTTTTACGGCGATGCCTTCAAGCAATGTCAGTACAAAGACAACCTGCCCAAG GAAGTTCTGCCGGTGCTGGCGGCCAAGCACTGCATCATGCAGGCCAACGCCGAGCTCCACCAGAGCGTCATCGCCAAGCAGAAGAAGCGTTTCGGCGAGGAGATCGCCCGCCTGCAG cacgCGGCAGAACTGGCGAAGACGGTGGCGTCGCGCTACGATGAGTACATCAGCGTCAAGGACCTGACGGACAAGATCAACCGAGCGCTGGCCGCCGCCAAGAAAGACAACGATTTCATCTACCACGACCGCGTCCCCGAAGTCAAGGACCTGGAGCCCATCGGCAAGGCGGCGCTGGTGAAGGCCACCGCCGTGACGCCGCCACTCAGCCAGAAGTTCGCGG ACGTGTTTGAGAAGATGGTTCCCATGGCGGTGCAGCAGTCCATGGCCACGTACAGCCAGCGCAAGTCGGAGACGGTCAACAGACTGGTGGGAAGCATGCGCGAGGCCACCAACCTGGCAAACGG GGTTCTGGCGTCGCTCAACCTCCCGGCCGCCCTGGAGGACCTCTCCGGAGACTCGGTGCCGCAGTCCATCGTGGAGAAGTCGCGCTCCGTGGTGCAGCAGGGGGGGCTGGAGAGCATCCAGCAGCTCATCCAGGACTTGCCGGAGCTGCTCACTCGCAACAGGGAGATTCTGGACGAG GCGCTGAAAATGCTGGACGACGAGGAGAGCACGGACAACGACTTGCGGGCCAAATTCAACCAACGCTGGAACAGGACCCCCTCGGGGGACCTCTACAAGCCCCTTCGCTCAG AGGGCGGCTCCTTCCGCAGCATCCTAGACAAGGCCGTGCAGGCGGACCAGGTGGTGCGCGAGCGCTACGAAGCCCACCGCGAAAGCATGGCCTTGCTGTGCAAGCCCCAGAGCGAGCTGAGCGCCGCCCTGCCCTCCGCCCACCCCGCCGAGACGCTGCAGGGCAGCGAGGCGGCGGCCGCGCTGCGCGCGCACCTGGCCCAGCTGGAGCAGCTCAAGCGGGAGCGCGAGGCGCTGGAGGCCGACGTCAAGGGCGTGACCTTCGACATGTGCGCCACATTCCTGGCGGCGCTGGCCAAGGACGGCGCCATCGACGAGGAGCCGCTCTCGCGGGGGCGCTTGGAGCAGCTCTACGCCGAGCACGAGCGCAAGGTGCGGGACGGCCTTCGCCAGCAGGAGGAGCTGCTGGGAAAAATTCAG GTGTCGCATCAGGAGTTCAGCGGCCTGAAGCGCTCCGGCGCCGAGGCCGAGCGGCGCGAGGAGGTCCTCAAGAAGCTGGCCTTGGCCCACGACAGTTACGTGGAGATCGGCGGCAACCTGCGCGAAGGCACCAAG TTTTACAACGACCTGACGGAGATCCTGCTCAAGTTCCAGAACAAATGCTGCGACATCGTCTTTGCCCGCAAAACGGAGCGGGACGAGCTCCTCAA AGAGCTGCAGCAAAGCATCGCCCGTGAGCCCAGCGCCCCCAACTTCAACGTGCCCGCGTACCAGAGCCAACCTCCCGGCGCGGGCGCCGGCCCCGGCCCCACCCCGGCGCCCCGCACCGTATTT GCCCCTCCGCAGAGCCAAGACAAATCCCAGCCGCCTGCCAGGCCGCCGCCGCCCAACTCGAGCATCTCGACTCTGaccgggccgccgccgccgctgggcCCACCCAACCCGAACCCGACCCCGGCCGGACCGGCGCCGCCTAACTCGACTCCGGCCGCCGCCCCGGTGGCGCCGGCCTCCGGCGCGCAGGGCCCCCCTTACCCCGCCTACCAGGGTTACCCGCA GTACTTCCAGATGCCGATGGGCTACAACCCCTACGCCTACGGCCAGTACAGCGTGCCCTACGTGCCCTACGGGGCCGCCCCGGGCCAGGCCGGCTACCCGGGCCAGGCCGGCTACCCGGGTGCCCCCCCGGGCGCCCAGGCCTACCCCGGATACCCCCAGCAGCCCTCGCAGCAGAACTACTACCCGCAGCAATAG
- the pdcd6ip gene encoding programmed cell death 6-interacting protein isoform X1 produces MATFISVPLKKSSDVDLVKPLSKYVTSSYPVGDEQAEYLRAADELNKLRRNALGRPLDKHESSLEILLRYYDQLCAVEPKFPFSESQLCLTFTWKDAFDKGSLFGGSVKLALPSLGYEKTCVLFNAAALASQIASEQNLENDEGLKNAARYYQLASGAFGHIKDTVLSALNREPTMDIAPETVGTLSAIMLAQAQEVFFLKATSDRMKDGVIAKLCNQAAEFYGDAFKQCQYKDNLPKYFYFQEVLPVLAAKHCIMQANAELHQSVIAKQKKRFGEEIARLQHAAELAKTVASRYDEYISVKDLTDKINRALAAAKKDNDFIYHDRVPEVKDLEPIGKAALVKATAVTPPLSQKFADVFEKMVPMAVQQSMATYSQRKSETVNRLVGSMREATNLANGVLASLNLPAALEDLSGDSVPQSIVEKSRSVVQQGGLESIQQLIQDLPELLTRNREILDEALKMLDDEESTDNDLRAKFNQRWNRTPSGDLYKPLRSEGGSFRSILDKAVQADQVVRERYEAHRESMALLCKPQSELSAALPSAHPAETLQGSEAAAALRAHLAQLEQLKREREALEADVKGVTFDMCATFLAALAKDGAIDEEPLSRGRLEQLYAEHERKVRDGLRQQEELLGKIQVSHQEFSGLKRSGAEAERREEVLKKLALAHDSYVEIGGNLREGTKFYNDLTEILLKFQNKCCDIVFARKTERDELLKELQQSIAREPSAPNFNVPAYQSQPPGAGAGPGPTPAPRTVFAPPQSQDKSQPPARPPPPNSSISTLTGPPPPLGPPNPNPTPAGPAPPNSTPAAAPVAPASGAQGPPYPAYQGYPQYFQMPMGYNPYAYGQYSVPYVPYGAAPGQAGYPGQAGYPGAPPGAQAYPGYPQQPSQQNYYPQQ; encoded by the exons ATGGCGACATTCATTTCCGTGCCGCTGAAAAAGTCTTCGGACGTGGACTTGGTCAAGCCGCTGTCCAAGTACGTGACGTCCTCCTACCCGGTGGGCGACGAGCAGGCGGAGTACCTCCGAGCCGCGGATGAGCTCAACAAGCTCCGGCGGAACGCGCTGGGAAGGCCCCTGGACAAACACGAGAGCTCCTTGGAGATCCTCCTCAG ATATTACGACCAACTGTGCGCGGTGGAGCCCAAGTTTCCCTTCAGCGAAAGCCAG CTGTGCTTAACCTTCACGTGGAAAGACGCCTTCGATAAAGGCTCGCTGTTCGGCGGCTCCGTCAAGCTGG CTTTGCCCAGCCTGGGCTACGAGAAGACGTGCGTGCTGTTCAACGCGGCGGCGCTGGCCAGCCAGATCGCCTCCGAGCAGAACCTGGAAAACGACGAGGGCCTGAAAAACGCCGCCAGATACTATCAG CTGGCCAGCGGCGCCTTCGGCCACATCAAAGACACGGTCCTGTCGGCCCTCAACCGCGAGCCCACCATGGACATCGCTCCGGAAACGGTGGGCACCCTGAGCGCCATTATGCTGGCGCAGGCTCAGGAAGTCTTCTTCCTCAAAGCCACCTCAG ACAGGATGAAGGATGGCGTCATCGCCAAGCTGTGCAATCAGGCGGCGGAGTTTTACGGCGATGCCTTCAAGCAATGTCAGTACAAAGACAACCTGCCCAAG TATTTTTACTTTCAGGAAGTTCTGCCGGTGCTGGCGGCCAAGCACTGCATCATGCAGGCCAACGCCGAGCTCCACCAGAGCGTCATCGCCAAGCAGAAGAAGCGTTTCGGCGAGGAGATCGCCCGCCTGCAG cacgCGGCAGAACTGGCGAAGACGGTGGCGTCGCGCTACGATGAGTACATCAGCGTCAAGGACCTGACGGACAAGATCAACCGAGCGCTGGCCGCCGCCAAGAAAGACAACGATTTCATCTACCACGACCGCGTCCCCGAAGTCAAGGACCTGGAGCCCATCGGCAAGGCGGCGCTGGTGAAGGCCACCGCCGTGACGCCGCCACTCAGCCAGAAGTTCGCGG ACGTGTTTGAGAAGATGGTTCCCATGGCGGTGCAGCAGTCCATGGCCACGTACAGCCAGCGCAAGTCGGAGACGGTCAACAGACTGGTGGGAAGCATGCGCGAGGCCACCAACCTGGCAAACGG GGTTCTGGCGTCGCTCAACCTCCCGGCCGCCCTGGAGGACCTCTCCGGAGACTCGGTGCCGCAGTCCATCGTGGAGAAGTCGCGCTCCGTGGTGCAGCAGGGGGGGCTGGAGAGCATCCAGCAGCTCATCCAGGACTTGCCGGAGCTGCTCACTCGCAACAGGGAGATTCTGGACGAG GCGCTGAAAATGCTGGACGACGAGGAGAGCACGGACAACGACTTGCGGGCCAAATTCAACCAACGCTGGAACAGGACCCCCTCGGGGGACCTCTACAAGCCCCTTCGCTCAG AGGGCGGCTCCTTCCGCAGCATCCTAGACAAGGCCGTGCAGGCGGACCAGGTGGTGCGCGAGCGCTACGAAGCCCACCGCGAAAGCATGGCCTTGCTGTGCAAGCCCCAGAGCGAGCTGAGCGCCGCCCTGCCCTCCGCCCACCCCGCCGAGACGCTGCAGGGCAGCGAGGCGGCGGCCGCGCTGCGCGCGCACCTGGCCCAGCTGGAGCAGCTCAAGCGGGAGCGCGAGGCGCTGGAGGCCGACGTCAAGGGCGTGACCTTCGACATGTGCGCCACATTCCTGGCGGCGCTGGCCAAGGACGGCGCCATCGACGAGGAGCCGCTCTCGCGGGGGCGCTTGGAGCAGCTCTACGCCGAGCACGAGCGCAAGGTGCGGGACGGCCTTCGCCAGCAGGAGGAGCTGCTGGGAAAAATTCAG GTGTCGCATCAGGAGTTCAGCGGCCTGAAGCGCTCCGGCGCCGAGGCCGAGCGGCGCGAGGAGGTCCTCAAGAAGCTGGCCTTGGCCCACGACAGTTACGTGGAGATCGGCGGCAACCTGCGCGAAGGCACCAAG TTTTACAACGACCTGACGGAGATCCTGCTCAAGTTCCAGAACAAATGCTGCGACATCGTCTTTGCCCGCAAAACGGAGCGGGACGAGCTCCTCAA AGAGCTGCAGCAAAGCATCGCCCGTGAGCCCAGCGCCCCCAACTTCAACGTGCCCGCGTACCAGAGCCAACCTCCCGGCGCGGGCGCCGGCCCCGGCCCCACCCCGGCGCCCCGCACCGTATTT GCCCCTCCGCAGAGCCAAGACAAATCCCAGCCGCCTGCCAGGCCGCCGCCGCCCAACTCGAGCATCTCGACTCTGaccgggccgccgccgccgctgggcCCACCCAACCCGAACCCGACCCCGGCCGGACCGGCGCCGCCTAACTCGACTCCGGCCGCCGCCCCGGTGGCGCCGGCCTCCGGCGCGCAGGGCCCCCCTTACCCCGCCTACCAGGGTTACCCGCA GTACTTCCAGATGCCGATGGGCTACAACCCCTACGCCTACGGCCAGTACAGCGTGCCCTACGTGCCCTACGGGGCCGCCCCGGGCCAGGCCGGCTACCCGGGCCAGGCCGGCTACCCGGGTGCCCCCCCGGGCGCCCAGGCCTACCCCGGATACCCCCAGCAGCCCTCGCAGCAGAACTACTACCCGCAGCAATAG
- the arpp21 gene encoding cAMP-regulated phosphoprotein 21 yields MEPAAEAETEREAERERARHAQEDEDENDEGERSLCQQHTPAGQKVVKIRGKLARGAAVCHDDDDREASQAPAHAGDDGRPCDRDAEKSDAIDEGSGGEYRDSSGVDLHRFIVETLNGNPRDRMMLLKLEQDMVAFITGDSAFKKFPHMSSYHRMLVHRVAAFFGMEHNVDQTGKSVIINRTGNTRIPERPFLDRLQDDKASEIQQWKSLLKRDNPCDQTMRRCNFRDRQSRSAEEREEESQRARERTSERDAWEAGPTENRSPNHGPRPPDADPPRELSAEEREPWAETRRRRQLFRGSRDSSGSGWTDGSRQSSTETDCRYGNEPRPWSSTDSDSSSCRPRNAAAAEPRPPRAANPSREPRGSAGAISLFRVTPEPPARAQPGVQPGAQPTYILENAMPAQPTYVLENAIPAQPGPQPAYNLDNAIPPGSILVNPHTGQPFVNPDGSPVVYNPPPDGNPVAYRPLPDGGPLAYDPPASRQPIGGPMPTAPARPPHPQQVFSYAAPQMLAPPQAFPATEDPWQRFAQMAVNCQSPGEGAPLYPPAQGYVLAAPQAAPHGYCRASPQVPGFYYAQYPTSAPHPVKAASPGCSAGHGTAVGVAQQQLYTPPVAPHLCSMLQGVYQPGKVGDAGYCCTVAAAPANCAHAWTA; encoded by the exons AtggagccggcggcggaagcggagacggagagggaggCGGAGCGAGAGCGCGCCCGTCATGCccaggaggacgaggacgagaaCGACGAGGGCGAGCGG AGTCTTTGTCAGCAGCACACGCCAGCGGGCCAAAAAGTCGTCAAG ATCCGAGGCAAGCTGGCGCGTGGCGCGGCCGTCTgccacgacgacgacgaccgaGAGGCGTCTCAGGCGCCGGCGCATGCCGGCGACGATGGGCGCCCTTGCGACCGCGACGCGGAGAAGAGCGACGCCATCGATGAAG GGAGCGGCGGCGAGTACCGCGACTCGTCCGGCGTGGACCTCCATCGTTTCATCGTGGAGACGCTGAACGGCAACCCCAGAGACCGCATGATGTTGCTGAAGCTGGAGCAGGACATGGTGGCCTTCATCACGGGAGACAG CGCCTTCAAGAAGTTCCCGCACATGTCTTCGTACCACCGCATGCTTGTGCACCGGGTGGCCGCCTTCTTCGGCATGGAGCACAACGTGGACCAGACGGGGAAGTCTGTCATCATCAACCGCACCGGCAACACCCGAAT ACCGGAGCGGCCTTTCCTGGATCGGCTGCAGGACGACAAAGCCTCGGAAATCCAACAATGGAAAAGCCTTCTGAAGCGGGACAACCCCTGCGACCAAACG ATGCGACGCTGCAACTTCCGCGACAGGCAAAGCCGGTCGGCGGAGGAGCGCGAGGAAGAGTCCCAAAGAGCGCGGGAGAGAACCTCGGAGCGAGAT GCGTGGGAGGCTGGCCCTACTGAGAACAGGTCCCCGAACCACGGCCCTCGTCCGCCCGACGCGGATCCTCCGCGTGAGCTTTCGGCGGAGGAGCGCGAGCCGTGGGCCGAGACCCGGAGGAGAAGGCAGCTCTTCAG GGGCAGCCGCGACAGCTCGGGCTCCGGCTGGACGGACGGCAGCCGACAGAGCAGCACCGAGACGGACTGTCGCTACGGCAACGAGCCCCGGCCGTGGAGCAGCACCGACTCGGATTCGTCCTCGTGCCGCCCCCggaacgccgccgccgccgagcccCGCCCCCCGCGGGCGGCCAATCCCAGCCGGGAGCCGCGCGGCTCAGCAG GCGCCATCTCTCTCTTCAGAGTCACCCCGGAGCCTCCGGCAAGGGCCCAGCCCGGCGTCCAGCCCGGCGCCCAGCCCACCTACATCCTGGAGAACGCCATGCCCGCCCAGCCCACCTACGTCCTGGAGAACGCCATCCCCGCCCAGCCCGGCCCCCAGCCCGCCTACAACCTGGACAACGCCATCCCACCGGGTAGCATCCTAGTCAACCCGCACACGG GGCAGCCTTTCGTGAACCCCGACGGAAGCCCGGTGGTGTACAACCCGCCCCCCGACGGGAACCCCGTGGCGTACCGGCCGCTCCCCGACGGAGGCCCGCTGGCGTACGACCCGCCCGCTTCTCGGCAGCCCATCGGCGGCCCGATGCCGACGGCGCCGGCTCGGCCACCTCATCCTCAGCAG GTGTTCTCCTACGCGGCTCCTCAGATGCTAGCCCCCCCGCAGGCCTTCCCCGCC ACGGAAGACCCGTGGCAGCGCTTTGCCCAGATGGCGGTCAACTGTCAGTCTCCCGGGGAAGGCGCGCCCCTTTACCCTCCCGCCCAAGGATACGTGTTGGCGGCGCCGCAAGCCGCCCCCCACGGCTACTGCCGAGCCTCGCCGCAG GTGCCCGGCTTCTATTACGCCCAGTATCCTACCTCCGCTCCGCATCCGGTCAAGGCCGCCTCGCCCGGCTGCAGCGCAG GTCACGGCACCGCGGTGGGGGTCGCTCAGCAGCAGTTGTACACGCCGCCGGTAGCGCCGCACCTCTGTAGCATGCTTCAG GGCGTTTATCAGCCGGGTAAAGTCGGCGATGCGGGATACTGTTGCACGGTGGCCGCGGCACCAGCCAACTGCGCTCACGCCTGGACCGCATAG